The Streptomyces sp. NBC_00670 genome window below encodes:
- a CDS encoding SGNH/GDSL hydrolase family protein, translated as MTRRHGCALLAALVAAVVAVSAAVHLLTGPGDGRPTTTVADGPAPHNSAAPASAGTWVGAWSAAPAGGEPGTETTGLAGRSVRNVIHTSVGGTSARITLSNLYGQEPLTLTHATLAVAGTADGAAARPGTMRRLTFGGAPTVVIPPGRQTVSDAVRLTVPRDADLLVTTYSPTASGPVTYHPRARQISYAADGDRTEDVAATAYTEQTPYWRYVTALDVMSNESDGTVVVLGDSLTDGLTSTVGADRRWTDVLAERLHTAIAAGRDVPRYSVVNEGISGNRVLTDGLGRPAENPSGLNRFARDALGRTNVKAVVVDLGVNDILHAPEPTTATEIVAGLRQLVAQAHARGLRVVGATLMPFGGHRGDSAAREAIRQSVNAEVRAGRVYDAYVDFDAALRDPAAPRRLRPAYDSGDHLHPSDAGYRRMAEAFDLGLLKGAARASL; from the coding sequence ATGACCAGGCGTCACGGTTGTGCCCTGCTCGCCGCGCTCGTCGCGGCGGTCGTCGCCGTATCGGCGGCCGTCCACCTGCTCACCGGCCCCGGCGACGGCCGGCCCACGACCACCGTCGCCGACGGACCCGCCCCGCACAACTCCGCCGCCCCCGCGTCCGCCGGGACCTGGGTCGGCGCCTGGTCGGCGGCCCCGGCCGGGGGCGAGCCCGGCACCGAGACGACGGGCCTGGCCGGCCGCTCGGTCCGCAACGTCATCCACACCTCCGTCGGCGGCACGAGCGCCCGCATCACGCTCTCCAACCTCTACGGCCAGGAGCCGCTCACCCTCACCCACGCCACGCTCGCCGTCGCCGGCACCGCGGACGGCGCCGCCGCCCGGCCCGGCACCATGCGCCGGCTCACCTTCGGCGGCGCCCCCACCGTGGTCATTCCGCCCGGCCGGCAGACGGTCAGCGACGCCGTACGGCTCACCGTGCCGCGCGACGCCGACCTGCTGGTCACCACGTACTCCCCCACCGCCTCCGGGCCGGTCACCTACCACCCCCGCGCCCGGCAGATCTCGTACGCCGCCGACGGGGACCGTACGGAGGACGTGGCGGCGACGGCGTACACCGAGCAGACGCCGTACTGGCGCTACGTCACCGCGCTGGACGTGATGAGCAACGAGTCCGACGGCACGGTCGTCGTGCTCGGCGACTCGCTCACCGACGGGCTGACCTCCACCGTGGGCGCCGACCGGCGCTGGACGGACGTCCTCGCCGAGCGGCTGCACACGGCGATCGCGGCCGGGCGCGACGTGCCGCGCTACAGCGTCGTCAACGAGGGCATCAGCGGCAACCGGGTGCTGACGGACGGGCTCGGCCGGCCCGCCGAGAACCCCAGCGGGCTGAACCGGTTCGCGCGGGACGCGCTGGGCCGGACGAACGTCAAGGCCGTCGTCGTCGACCTCGGCGTCAACGACATCCTGCACGCGCCGGAACCGACGACCGCGACGGAGATCGTCGCGGGACTGCGGCAACTGGTGGCGCAGGCGCACGCGCGGGGGCTGAGGGTGGTCGGGGCGACGCTGATGCCGTTCGGCGGCCACCGGGGCGACTCGGCGGCGCGGGAGGCGATACGGCAGTCGGTCAACGCGGAGGTGCGGGCGGGACGGGTCTACGACGCGTACGTCGACTTCGACGCGGCCCTGCGGGACCCGGCAGCGCCGCGGCGGCTGCGGCCCGCGTACGACTCCGGGGACCATCTGCACCCCAGCGACGCGGGCTACCGGCGGATGGCCGAGGCCTTCGACCTCGGGCTCCTGAAGGGCGCGGCACGGGCGTCGCTGTAG
- a CDS encoding DUF1707 SHOCT-like domain-containing protein produces MTDELPELRASDADRERVAERLRDALAEGRLDMAEFEERLDATYQARTYGELAPITVDLPAPGGPAAAVDMTKRPLGDGSWEDRIVGGEDGTSQWGVAVMSGFQRKGRWTVPRRFNSFAFWGGGEIDLREAYFADREVVVNCVAIMGGVNIVVPPGVEVVVRGIGVMGGFDHREEGAPAQPGAPRVIVTGFAFWGGVGVERKLTKAERQRVREERRRERLERREARRELRKGE; encoded by the coding sequence ATGACCGATGAACTCCCGGAACTGCGTGCCTCCGACGCCGATCGTGAGCGGGTCGCCGAACGTCTGCGGGACGCGCTCGCGGAGGGCCGGCTCGACATGGCCGAGTTCGAGGAGCGGCTGGACGCCACCTACCAGGCCCGTACCTATGGGGAGTTGGCGCCGATCACCGTCGACCTGCCGGCGCCGGGCGGCCCGGCCGCCGCCGTCGACATGACCAAACGCCCGCTTGGCGACGGCAGTTGGGAAGACCGGATCGTCGGCGGCGAGGACGGCACCTCGCAGTGGGGCGTCGCCGTGATGTCCGGGTTCCAGCGCAAGGGCCGCTGGACCGTCCCCCGGCGGTTCAACTCGTTCGCCTTCTGGGGCGGCGGCGAGATCGACCTCCGCGAGGCCTACTTCGCCGACCGCGAGGTCGTCGTCAACTGCGTGGCGATCATGGGCGGCGTCAACATCGTCGTACCGCCGGGCGTCGAGGTCGTCGTGCGCGGCATCGGAGTGATGGGCGGCTTCGACCACCGCGAGGAGGGCGCCCCGGCGCAGCCCGGCGCCCCGCGCGTGATCGTGACCGGCTTCGCCTTCTGGGGCGGCGTCGGCGTGGAGCGCAAGCTCACCAAGGCGGAGCGGCAGCGGGTGCGGGAGGAGCGGCGGAGGGAACGCCTGGAGCGCCGGGAGGCCAGGCGGGAGCTGCGGAAGGGGGAGTGA